In Oxalobacteraceae bacterium OTU3CINTB1, the sequence ACCAGCTTGCCGTCGCGCAGCTCCTCCTCCACCATGTGCAGCGGCATATAGCCCCAGCCCAGTCCCGCCCGCAGGAAGGCGTGCTTGGCGCCCAGGTCGCCAAGGCGCCAGGTCTTGGACGACATCACTCCGAAGTTACGTCCCGCCGTCAGGCTGGAGCGGTCCGTCAGCACCAGTTGCACTTGTTCGGCGGCGACCGCGCGCGGTATCGGCCCCTTGGTGGCCGCCAGCGGATGGCCGGGTGCGACCACGCAGACGGCCGCCACGCTGAGCAGGAATTCCGACGCGCAGCCATCCGGGATGTCCGGCAAGCTGCCGATGACCGCCACCCGGCAGTTGCCGTCCAGCAGAGGCTGCAGCACCGCGCCCAACGCTTCCACATACAGCCGCAGCGGCGTGCCGGGAAAGGCTTGATGAAACGCCTGCACGGCGGCCGTCAGCGTCTCGATCGGAAACATCACATCCACCGCCACCACCAGTTCCGGCTCCAGCCCCTCGGCCAGGGTCCGCCCGCGCCTTGAAGGCGTCCATGCTGTCGACCGCCTGCCGCGCCTGCGACAGCAGCGCCCGGCCCGCCTCCGTCAATTGCGGATAGCGGCCGGTGCGCTCGAACAGCGGGAAGCCGACCTGCTGCTCCAGATTGGCAAGGGTGGTGCTGACCACCGACTGCGCCCGGCGCAGCTTGCGGCCGGCGGCCGAAAAACTCCCCTCCTCCGCTGCGGCGATAAAGGTCCGCAGCTGGTCCAGCGACATGGCGTCCAGCATGTATCTACTCCTTGGATACTACACATCTAATTATATAGGCTTCTCAGATGGATCGGCGATATCTATGATTCATCCCATGCACTGACATGTGCCGCAAACAAAACAAGGAGCCGTACCATGAACCAGTCAACTCAACGCACTTTGATTCACCGCACCGCCGGCCGCAGCCGCGGCGGCATCACCCGCCTGGTGAGCCCTGGCGATGTCGGCCAGCTGATCAAGCCCTTCGTCTTCCTCGACCTGTTCCATATGGAAGCGACGAGCGGCCACATGATGGGCATGCACCCGCATTCGGGCATCGCCACCGTCACGGTGGTCATGGACGGCGCCATCCAGTACCGCGAAACCACTGGCAGCGAAGGCCAGTTGACGGCCGGCGGTGTCGAATGGATGAACGCCGGCGGCGGCGTCTGGCACGACGGCGGCCCGGTGGCCGGCGCCAGCGTGACCGGTTTCCAGCTGTGGCTCGCACTGCCGGCCGAAGATGAAAACGGCCCGGCACACAGCCAGTACCTGGCGCCCGAGCAGGTGCAAAGCGTGGGGCCGGCGCGCGTGATCATCGGCAGCTATGGTGGCGCCGTCAGCGCCATCCGGCCGCGCGCCTCGATCAATTATCTGCATGTGAAATTGGCCGATGGCGAGCGCTGGACCTACACGCCGCCCGCCGGCCATGACGTGGCCTGGGCATCGGTCGCCAGCGGCGCGCTGCGCACCGGCCGCACCACGATCGGCAAGGAGGTCGCGGTGTTCGCCGAAGGGAACGAGACGATTGATTTCGTCGCCGAAGGCGCCACCGAATTCGTCCTCGGTTCGGCCGTGAAGCACCCGTATGACCTGGTGACCGGTTACTACTCGGTGCACACCAGCGAGGCCGCTCTGGCCAAGGGCGAGAACGAAATTGAACGTATCGGCGCGCAGCTGCGCTCCGCGAAATTAATGTAAGCCGTGCAGTAAAAACTTAATTAAACCTCGAAAGGAATTACCATGAACACCATCAATCCAAACACCTCCGCCATTCCTGTCATCGGCCGCGTACTGCTGGCGGCGATCTTTATCCTGAGCGGCTTCGGCAAGCTGGCCGCGCCCGCCGCGACGATGGGTTACATCGCTTCGACCGGCCTCCCGTTCGCGCCGCTGGCACTGGCGATCGCCATCGGCGTTGAACTGGGCGGCGGCCTGCTGCTGGTCCTGGGTGTCAAGACGCGCCTTGTGGCGGCGGGGCTGGCGGTGTTCTCGATCGTCACCGGCCTGGCCTTCCACAACGCGGTGGGCGACCAGAATCAAATGATCCATCTGCTGAAAAACTTCGCGATGGCCGGTGGTTTGCTGCAAGTGGTGGCGTTCGGCGCCGGCGCGTATAGCTTCGATAACCGGTCGAAGGCGCTGGTCCCTGCGACCCGCTAAGCCTTGATGAATAATGCCTGCAACTCACCATACGGCATCGCCTTGTCCATCAAAGGACCGGCGGTGCCGGTGGCCAGAAAACCCTTCGCCATGTCGGCGGCAACGGCCCACAAGGCCTGCGGTATGCCGGAACCGGCACTCAAGCGGCACACACCCAGCTGATGCAATTCGTCGGCGGACGGCACGCCCGGCCAGTCCATCACATTCACCGGCAGCCCTGCGCGTGCAACGACGGCCTTGATCTCGTCGGCCTTGCAGATACCCGGCACGAACAGACCATCCGCACCAGCGGCCTTATAGATCGCGGCGCGCTTCAACACCTCCACCACACGCTCCCCTTCCGGCGCCAGCCCTTTCAGATACACGTCGGTACGGGTATTGATGAAGAGTTCCTTGCCCGACGCCGCAAGCAGCTTCTTGATCGCGACGATCTTCGCGGCCAGCGCCTCCGGCGTGCCGTGGCCATCCTCCAGATTGATGCCCGCCACACCGGCATGGGCCAGCTTCATCACATTTTGCGCCACGGTGTTCGCATCATCCGAGTAGCCGTTTTCCAGGTCGACCGACAACGGCACCGTCAGCACGCGCGCCATGTTGATGGCGACGGCAATGGCCACGTCGGCCGGCATGTTGTCGCCATCGGCGTAACCCGCGGCCCATGCCACACCGGCGCTGGTGGTGGCGATGGCCGGCGCGCCGAGGCTCTCGAACAAGCGCGCACTGCCAGCATCCCAGGCGTTGGGCAGGTGCAGCAGCTGGCTACCGTCGTGCAGTTTCTTGAAATCGTTCATGGTCGCTCCGTTAAAAAAGACTGGCTTGTAAGGTGGTCAGGCTGGAAAAACTGTCCTTCATCGGCAGCAGGATCGAATCGGCGATCGGCTGCAACTGCTTGGTCAGATAATGGTCGTAGTCGATATTCGAGCGCATCGCCTCAAGCGGCTCGGGTCCGCCGGTGGTCATCACGTAGCTGATCCAGCCGCCGTTCTGATAACGCAGCGGGCGCCGATGCGACTCGTTGTATTCATCGGCCAGGCGCGCGGCGCGCACCTGCGGGGGCACGTTGACCTTGTACTCGTCCAGCCGGTGGCGCAGTCGCTTGCGGTACACCAGCAGCTCGTCGAAATCACCCGACACCGTCTTGCGCGCGTAGTCGCGCACGAAGTCCTGATAAGGCTCGTCCTTGAAGATGCGCAGGAACAGCCCTTTCTGGAACTGCTGCGCCAACGGCGTCCAGTCGCTGCGCGCCACTTCGAGGCCGCGGTAAATCACTTCTTCCTCGCCCTTGGCGTTGACCGTCAGCCCGGCGTAGCGCTTCTTGCTGCCCATTTCCGTGCCGCGTATCGTCGGCATGAAAAACTTCTGGAAGTGCGTGTCGAACTCGATCTCGAGATGGCATTCCAGGCCATGCTTATCCTTCAACATGCTGCGCCACCAGGCATTGATCTTGTTCGCAAGCTGCTGGCCGATGTCCAGCGCGTCGGCGTTCTTGTACTCTTTTTTAAGCCAGATGAAGATCGAATCGGTGTCGCCGTAGATGACGTCGTAGCCTTCCGCCTCGACCAGCTCGCGGGTCTGTTTCATCATCTGGTGTCCGCGCAAGGTGACAGAGGAAACCAGGCGAGGATTGAAGAAACGGCATTCGGTCGCGCCCAGCACGCCGCAGAAGGAATTCATCAGCAGCTTGAGCGCCTGCGACAGCGGCTCGTTCTTGGCCCGCTTGGCGGCGTCGCGCTGCTTCCAGATTTGCGTGGTGATCTCGGGCAGGCAGTGCTTCTCGCGCGAGAACACGGTGCCGTTCACGCCCTCCACGATCGTCGCCGGATCTTCGGCGATCTCGCCCTCGATCAGGCCGACCGGATCGACCAGGAAGGTACGGATGATCGACGGGTACAGGCTTTTATAGTCCAGCACCACCACCGAGTCGTACAGGCCAGGTTTGGAATCCATGACGAAACCGCCCGGCGACGCGCCGCCGGAGATATCGCCCACGCTCGGCGCCACATAGCCTTCGCGGTGCATGCGCGGCAAATAGTGGTGGCCGAAGGCGGCGATCGAGCCGCCCAGATGATCGGCCTGCAAACCGGTCACCGTCGCGCGCTCGATCATGAAGGCCAGCAGATTGGCTTTGTCGAAGATGCGCGTGACCAGTTCGCAGTCCTTCAGGTTGTAATGGGCCAGTGCCGGCTTGTCTTCCTGGAAGCGGCGTTCGATTTCCGCCATCTTGTCGTAGACGTCGCCGATGTCCTTGCCCTCGCCCAGCATCGCCTGCGACACATTCTCCAGGCTAAACGAGGGGAACATCCACGACGCCGCCTTGAGCGCGTCGATGCCATCGAGGACGACGCGGCCGACCACCGGCGCGAACATGTATCCCTGCTTGCCGGGATGCTCGCGCCATTCGATGGTCTTGCCCTCGCGGCCCAGGGTCAGCGCGATCTTGTGCTTGTCGGCGTTCTTCTGCAGCACGCGCAGGTCGAACTGCACCACGTTCCAGCCCACCAGCACATCGGGGTCGTGGCGCGCCATCCAGGCGTTGAGCCTTTCGATCAGCTGGCGCGGCGTGGCGCAGTATTCCAGATCGAAGTCGATGCCGGCTGGCGCCTCGGCGGGCGGCGCGCCTAGCATGTACACCTGGCGCTGGCCGCAGCCTTCGAGCGCGATCGAATACAGGTCCTCGTAGGCACTGGTTTCGATATCGAGCGATACCATCTTGAGCTTGGGGCGGTAGTCGGGAGCGGGTTTGAGTTTGCAATCGCGGATGGTGGCACCGTCGACGCGGCCGCCCTCCACCTGCACGCCGGCCGTGATAAAGCGCTCCATCAGATAGCGCTCGGGCGGGCGGATATCGGCCTCGTACATCTTGATGCCGTGGTCGCGCAGCGTGCGCTCCAGCGCCGTCAGTTGTTTGTAGCGGGACGAGTAGACGCCGAGGACCGGCTCCTGCTCGAAGGTCTTGAGCTTTAGCTCGCGCAGCTCGATGCCATCCGACTTGTCCAGCAGCGCCTCGATGGCCGAGCGCTCCCGCGCCTCGGCGAAGGCCACCGAGGTCTGCATCGTCAGGCGGATTTTCCTGGGGCCGTCGTCGGTCGCCAGCCAAAACTCGATCTCCGTCCCATTGGGCGCGTCGCGCCAATGGCGGGTCAGGATAAATCCTTGCTGTGAAGGTGGATCTGCGGGGGTAGGCATACTTAATTATACTGTATGCTCATACAGTCAACATCAGACGATACGATCGTGATTTAGCGGTACGTCACGGCGTCGGGCCGCCCGGGTTGCTCAAGGTGCGAATAATTGTTCAGATAACTCAGACCGAATTCGCCCGGACGGTGCAGCAGCCGGGTGACGGCGCAATTGGCCACCTTCCACGTCATCTCCATCACCTGAAAATCCTGAAACCCCAGCACATGCTGGATCACCGTGGCGATCACGCCGCTGGAGGTGAAAACGATGGTGGTCCGCTTGCTGTCCGGCGTATCGAGCCGCTCCAGCGCGGACACCACGCGGCGGCGGAAATCCGGCCAGGCTTCGACGTATTGGTCGTCGTGCCACCCCGTCATCCAGCGTTGCATGGCACCCCGGAACAACTGCTCCGCCGCCCGCTGCGGGTCGGCTGAACGGGACAGCAATTGCTGGAAGGCGGCGGGATCGGCGAATTCCGGACAATGCCGCAGCATCACCTCATGATGATCGAATTCGGCGAAGCCCGCGTCGGTCAGGCAGTCGGCGCCCTCCACCTGCGGCTTGGTGAGCTGCGCCATGCAGGCGTCGGCGGTCTGGTGGTGCCGCGCCATGCCGCCGGTGATCATCCGGTGGAACGGCTGCGCGCTTTTGGCGAACCACTTTCCCAGCAGGCGCGCCTGCTCGTAGCCCATGTCCGACAGCTGATCGTAGTTGGCGCTGCCGAAGGACGCTTGTCCGCTGCGCACCAGGTAAATTTGTCCCATATATTCTTGGAGTCCTAGTTCAAGAGTGCTGTCAGCAGCCCGCGTTGCCGCCGGCGGCGAGCGCGCGCACGGCCTTGGAGATATCGGCACCGATGCGCACGACGGCGCGGCGATGGCCCGCCACCAGCGCATCGTTGCCCGGGCCGACGTCCTCGTTGGCGACGCTGCGGCAGGTGAGCACCTTGGTGCCGCCCACCAGCCGTACGCTCCACACCGCGTCGATCAGCGCGTACTTGCCGGGCGCCGATTCGAAGCGCTGCACGTTGGTGCTGATGCGGTAGACCGGCGTGCCGTCCGGCGAGGGCGTACGGAACACGTCGATGGTACCCAGCTCGCCGGAAATCGCAAGCGATAGCGCCTGGCCGATCTCCGCGGCCGGCGGCGAAGCCCAGCGGTCGTACTCCAGCAGATCGATGCTGCCGGCGCCCGTCGTGACCACCATCTGGTTGCGCGCGACCTGCTGCGGCACCGTCACCGCCGGCACTTCGATGTAGTAGCCGGCGGACGGCGTGTCAGCCTTCTGCGTCACGCCCATGCCGTTACTGAGACTGTAGAAATGCTCGGGCGGCGTGCTGGCGCAGCCGGCCAACGCCAGCGCCAGCGCCGCCGCCGATATCGCCAGGGCCGACCGAGTCAGGCGGGTGCATCGATTGATCATCTGCGTCATTTCTTCTCTCCCAGTTTATCCTGCTTGCTGCCTTTGCCGCGCAACAGCGATTCCGGATGGCGTTCCAGATAGTCCGACAAGGCGTTCAGCGATTGCATCGTCTGCGTCAGCTGCTGCAAGGCCTCGCGCAAATCGGACTGCACCGGCGAGTCCTTTTGCAATATCTGGTCGGCGGTGCTGAAGGTCTTGCGCGCCGCGCCCAGGGTATCCTTCATCTCCGGCACCACCTGCGCATCGAGCTGCTTGAGCAGCACGTTGGCGCTCTTCAGCGTATCGCGCAGATTGACGCCGATCTCGTCGAACGGCACCTTATCGAGCTTGCGCGCGACGCTGGCGAGCTGCGTTTGCAGTTCGTCCAGGCTGTTCGGGACCGTCGGCAATTCCACCGTCTCCTTGCTCATATCCAGCTTGACCGGCGCTGCGTTCGGGAAGAAGTCCAGCGCCACGTACAACTGGCCGGTCAGCAGATTGCCGGTGCGTAGCTGGCCGCGCAAGCCGCGCGCCACCATCCGCTCCAGCACCTGCGAGCCGGCGCTATTGCGCTGATCCTCGTCGACGGACTTCTGGAAGGCGCGCCCCAGGCGGGCCGGGTACATATCCACCGTCACCGGCATGCGGAACGACTTCTTGACCGGATCGAACTCCACGCCCACCGACCGCACCTCGCCCAGCACAATGCCGCGGAAGTCCACCGTGGCGCCCTGCGACAGGCCGCGCAGCGACTGGTCGAAGTACAGCACCGTGGTGATCGGCGCGCCATCGGGCTCGCGCAGCGCGCTGGCCTGGTCGGCCGCCAGCAGGAATTCGCTGCCGGTCGGCGCGGCGGCGGCGGGCTTTTGCCCGTTCATGCTCTCGAAGGCGATGCCGCCGACCAGCAAGGCCGCCAGCGACTGCGTGTTGACCTTGAAGCCGTTCGAATCGAGCCGCACGTCGACGCCGCTGGCATGCCACCAGCGCGTGCCCTTGCCGACGTACTGGTCGTAGGGCGACTTGACGAACACCTTCATGTTGATGCCGCGCCCCTTCGCCTCCAGATCGTAGGCCGCGACCTGCCCGACCGGGATGCGGCGATAGAAGATCGGCGAGCCGACGTCGATCGAACCGAGGGTCTCGCCGTGCAGCGTGAAATAGCTGCCCTTCTCGTCGAACGCCACTTGCGGCGCCTGTTCAAGGCCGGTGAATTCACTCTTGGTCTCCTCCGATTTGCCGGCGTCGACGCCGATGTAGGACCCTGACAGCAGGGTATTGAGTCCTGACACGCCGCTGGCGCCAATGCGCGGGCGCACCACCCAGTAACGGGTATCGATGGCGGTAAAGCGCGACGCCTCCTTGCTCATGTCGATGGTGACCAGCACCTTGGTCAGATCGGGCGCCAGCGAAATCGACTTCACCAGGCCGATGTCCACATCCTTGAACTTGACCTTGGTCTTGCCGGGCTCCAGACCGTCACCGCTGCGGAAGCTCACCGTCACGGTGGGTCCCCGGTCGATGAAGGACTTGACCACCAGGCCGGCGCCGATCAACGCCGCCAGCAAGGGAATCAGCCATACCAGCGAAGGCAGCCAGCTGCTGGCCTTCTCCACATGGGGCTCGTGCAGCGGCGGCTGGCCGCCTTCGTTTTCAGGCATGTTTTTCTCCATTTGAATCGGTTGCATCCCATATCAGGCGCGGGTCGAACTGCATCGACGCCAACATCGTCAGCACCACCACCGCGCAAAACGCCAGCGCGCCGGGTCCGGCGGTGATCACCGCCAGCGTCTGGAAGCGCACCAGCGCCACCGTCAGCGTGATGACGAAAATATCGAGCATCGACCAGCGGCCGACGAATTCCACGATCCGGTACAGCACCGTGCGTTGCTGCGGGCGCCAGCGCGAGCGGGTCTGCGCCGTCAGCGCCAGCAGCGACAGCGCGGCCAATTTCAGCACCGGCACCACGATACTGGCGATGAAAATTATGATCGCCAGCGCCTGCGAGCCGCTGTTCCAGAACAGCATGACGCCGCTGATGATCGTATCGTCTTCTTTGCCGAACAGCGAGTCGGTGTACATCACCGGCAGCAGCATGGCGGGGATGTACAGAATCGTGGCCGCCAGCAGAAAAGCCCACGTGCGACCGACGCTGTCGGGACGGCGCCGGTGCAGCGCCGCGCCGCAACGCTCGCAGCGCTGATGGCGCGCCTTGCGCGGCACCGACGCCACCAGGCCGCAGCTGTGACAGGCCTCGAGGTGGGCGCCGCCGGGCGCCGCCTTGTAATGGAATTGACGTTGCGACGCGCGCGGGCCGCCGGGACCCGGCAAATGCTCGCCGATATTCCAAAGGTGCTTGGGATCGAAGGAGACCACGATGGCCAGCATCAACGTCAGCGCGCCAAAGGCGAACAGGCCCGGTTGCAGCAAAACCTGCGCGAGGCTGGTCATCTTGACGATGGTGATCAGGATACCGATCATCAGCACCTCGGTCATGCCCCAGCGCCGGGCCGCGCCGATGGCGCGCAGCAGATGGTCGAAGCCGGGAGGACGGCGGCGGGCACGCAGCGCCATCGTCACATAGAAAAGCGCCCCCAGCTCCACTGCCGGCAGCAGCATTGTAAACAGGAACACCACCGCCGCCACCAGCTGCATTTGCTCATGCCAAAGCACGCGGATGGAACCGAGCAAAGTCGCGCTGGTGCTATAGCCGCCGATTTGCAGTTCGACGATGGGGAAAAACTGCGCGATCAGGAAGGTGACGATGGCGCCGAGGGTGATGGCGGCCATGCGGTTGGGGTCCGAATGGATGCCGCGATAGAGAACGGAGCCGCAGCGCACGCAGCGCGCCTTTTCGCGCGGCCGCACGGGGCGGTACTGGTGCAGCACCCCGCAGTCATGGCAACTGATTAACTCGTATCGCAGCACAGGCTAGCCGTATGGACAATAATTTCCATATCATACGGCAATCTTGATTGCACCTGCCGTGCGCTACACCACACCCCAGCTCCGGGGTCAGGTCCACCATTTCTACACGACCTGGGCGCTAAGGCCAACTACCGTCGCGGCCGTGTAGCATTGGTGGACCTGACCCCGGAGTTTAGCCAAGGAAATCGAGCAGGGTTGCGGCGACCACCTTGGTGGCTTTGCGCAGGTCTTCGAGGTTGAGGCGCTCGTCCGCCTTCTTGGCGTTCGATTCGGGAACCGTGCGCGGTCCGGCGCCGTACAGCACCGCCGGGATACCGTGTTCGCCGTACAGGCGCGCGTCCGCGTACAGCGGCGTGCCTTGCGCCGGAATCAGCTCCCCGATATAGGTTTGGGCGTTTTGCTGCAGGCTGGCGACCAGCTTTTCGGTTCCCGGCTGCTCGCGCAGCGCGTGTGACAGCAGCAGGCGCTTGACTTCCAGGCTGATGCCGGGAATGCCGCGCACCGCGTTTTCGATCATCGCGCGCACCTGCGCCTCGACCTCCGCCGGCTCCTCTTCCGGAATCATGCGACGGTCCATCTTCAGCACCACCTTGCCCGGTACGACGTTGGTGTTGGTGCCGCCGTCGATGCGGCCCACCAGCATCGTCGGCGAGTCGATACCGGCGATCTTGGACTTGATCTTCTTTAGCTCCGGCAGCTGGTCGTAGATGGCATTCAGGATTTTCGTCGCCGCCTGCAGCGCGTCGTGGCCCGTTTCCGGCATCGCACCGTGGCCGGATTTGCCGTTGACCGTGATCTCCAGTTGCAGGCAGGCGTTGTGCGCGGTGACGATGTTGTAGCTGAAGCCCGCCGCGATGACGTAATCGGGCTTGGTCAGCTTTTGCTCCAGCAGCCATCCAGGGCCGAGCAGGCCGCCGAATTCCTCGTCGTAGGTGAAATGCAGTTCCAGGCCACCCTTGAGCGGTACGCCCAGCGCTTCCAGCGCGCGGGTGGCGAAGATGTAGGTGGCGAAGTCGCACTTGGAGACGGCGGCCGCGCGCCCGTAGATATAGCCGTTTTCCACCACGCCGCCGTAGGGCGGATAGGTCCAGTTGTCGCCCGGCGGGACCACGTCGCCGTGCGCGTTCAGCGCCACCGTCGGACCGCCCGCCTGGTACGGCCGGCGGACGATCAGGTTGGTGATCGTCTCCATGCCGTAGTCGCGCACCACCTGTTGCGGCACCGCGTGCTTCTCGGCGCTCCAGCCATAGGCCTTGACCAGATCAGCCACCATGTCCGCGTGCGGCGCGTTGTTGCCGGGCGGCGTATCGGTCGGCACGCGCAATAACTGCTGCAAAACGCCGACCTCCTCGTCGAAGTGGTCATCGATCCATTTGGCCAGTTGCTCCTTGGTGCCGTTCATAGTCGCTTCCTTTATTTTGCGCCGGCTTCGTACCAGGCGGCGATTTGCGCCCGTTCCGCATCGGTCATTTGGGTCAGGTTCGCCAACGGCATGGCTTTGAGCTGGACCGTCTGCTTGTAGATTTTCTCGGCATTCTGATGGATTTCGGCGTCGTTCTCAAGCATCACCCCCAAAGGCGCCGCCGCGAAGCCGGGTTGCGTCGGCCGTTCGGCATGGCACGAGGCGCAGCGGTGCGCGATGATGGCCTTCACTTTGGCGAATTCCGCCGCCGGATCGGCCGCCGGCGCCACCGCCACCGGACGGGCCGGAGCGATCGCCACGGCCACTGCCACCAGCAGCGCGACGCCGATCACCGGATAGCGCCACTCGACGCGGCCCTTGTGGCGCAGATTGAAGAAGTGGCGAATGAAGACGCCAGCCGCCATGATAAACGCCAGCACCAGCCACGCATGCTCGTGACGATAAGTCATCGCGTAATGGTTACTGATCATGATGAACAGCACCGGCAACGTGAAGTAGTTATTGTGGACGCTGCGCTGCTTGGCCTTCTGACCATGGACAGGATCGGGCATGCGGCCGGCCGACATGGCCTCGACCATCTTGCGCTGGCCCGGGATGATCAGCATCAGCACATTGCCGACCATGATGGTGCCGATCAGCGCGCCGACGTGGATGTAGGCGGCACGCCCGCTCAGCACATGCGTCAACCCATAGGCCGCCGCCACGATCAGCACAAATACCACGATGCCGAACCACAGGTCATGCTTGCCCAGCGGGGAGCGGCACAGCAGGTCGTACACCGTCCAGCCGACGACCAGGGTGCCGACGCCGATGCCGATCGCCTGCAGGCTGCTGATGTCCGCCACGGATTTATCGATCATCATCGCCTGGGCGTTGAAGTAGTAGGCGATGGTCAGCAGCGCGATACCGGACAGCCAGGTCGAATAGGCTTCCCATTTGAACCAGTGCAGTTCCTTCGGCAGCTCCGCCGGGGCGACCAGGTATTTTTGCGGGTTATAGAAGCCGCCGCCGTGCACCGCCCACAGTTCGCCCGAGACGCCCTTCTTCGCCAGCTCGGAACCCGGCGCGGGCGGACGGATCGAGTTATCCAGCCAGACGAAGTAGAACGAGGCGCCGATCCAGGCGATGCCGGTGATGACGTGCAGCCAGCGGACGATCAGGTTCAGCCACTCAAGGCCGTACGGGATCAGATAGGCGAATAATTCCATGGATTCTTTCCGGTCGAGGATGTGGCTAAGTTACAGAAGATAAACGGATTTGATACCGGCCACATGAAGATTAGAGTATATTAAACATATCGATTTTCGTATAAACCTTCAATTCAAGCGCTTATAGTTCATGGCCGCCCTGCCGCAACACCTGGACCTCCACCTGATCCGCATCCTCTACCTGCTGCTGGTGGAAAAAAACGTCTCCCGCGTCGCCCTCAAACTGAATCAGCCGCAGCCCTCGATCTCGGCCTCGCTGCGCAAGCTGCGCGAGCTGACCGGAGATCCGCTGCTGGTGCGCGGCGCGCGCGGCATGGTGCCCACCCAGCACGGCGAAAGCCTGCTGATCCCGGCC encodes:
- a CDS encoding DoxX family protein — translated: MNTINPNTSAIPVIGRVLLAAIFILSGFGKLAAPAATMGYIASTGLPFAPLALAIAIGVELGGGLLLVLGVKTRLVAAGLAVFSIVTGLAFHNAVGDQNQMIHLLKNFAMAGGLLQVVAFGAGAYSFDNRSKALVPATR
- a CDS encoding DNA polymerase II, whose translation is MPTPADPPSQQGFILTRHWRDAPNGTEIEFWLATDDGPRKIRLTMQTSVAFAEARERSAIEALLDKSDGIELRELKLKTFEQEPVLGVYSSRYKQLTALERTLRDHGIKMYEADIRPPERYLMERFITAGVQVEGGRVDGATIRDCKLKPAPDYRPKLKMVSLDIETSAYEDLYSIALEGCGQRQVYMLGAPPAEAPAGIDFDLEYCATPRQLIERLNAWMARHDPDVLVGWNVVQFDLRVLQKNADKHKIALTLGREGKTIEWREHPGKQGYMFAPVVGRVVLDGIDALKAASWMFPSFSLENVSQAMLGEGKDIGDVYDKMAEIERRFQEDKPALAHYNLKDCELVTRIFDKANLLAFMIERATVTGLQADHLGGSIAAFGHHYLPRMHREGYVAPSVGDISGGASPGGFVMDSKPGLYDSVVVLDYKSLYPSIIRTFLVDPVGLIEGEIAEDPATIVEGVNGTVFSREKHCLPEITTQIWKQRDAAKRAKNEPLSQALKLLMNSFCGVLGATECRFFNPRLVSSVTLRGHQMMKQTRELVEAEGYDVIYGDTDSIFIWLKKEYKNADALDIGQQLANKINAWWRSMLKDKHGLECHLEIEFDTHFQKFFMPTIRGTEMGSKKRYAGLTVNAKGEEEVIYRGLEVARSDWTPLAQQFQKGLFLRIFKDEPYQDFVRDYARKTVSGDFDELLVYRKRLRHRLDEYKVNVPPQVRAARLADEYNESHRRPLRYQNGGWISYVMTTGGPEPLEAMRSNIDYDHYLTKQLQPIADSILLPMKDSFSSLTTLQASLF
- a CDS encoding isocitrate lyase/phosphoenolpyruvate mutase family protein, yielding MNDFKKLHDGSQLLHLPNAWDAGSARLFESLGAPAIATTSAGVAWAAGYADGDNMPADVAIAVAINMARVLTVPLSVDLENGYSDDANTVAQNVMKLAHAGVAGINLEDGHGTPEALAAKIVAIKKLLAASGKELFINTRTDVYLKGLAPEGERVVEVLKRAAIYKAAGADGLFVPGICKADEIKAVVARAGLPVNVMDWPGVPSADELHQLGVCRLSAGSGIPQALWAVAADMAKGFLATGTAGPLMDKAMPYGELQALFIKA
- a CDS encoding MlaD family protein, translating into MPENEGGQPPLHEPHVEKASSWLPSLVWLIPLLAALIGAGLVVKSFIDRGPTVTVSFRSGDGLEPGKTKVKFKDVDIGLVKSISLAPDLTKVLVTIDMSKEASRFTAIDTRYWVVRPRIGASGVSGLNTLLSGSYIGVDAGKSEETKSEFTGLEQAPQVAFDEKGSYFTLHGETLGSIDVGSPIFYRRIPVGQVAAYDLEAKGRGINMKVFVKSPYDQYVGKGTRWWHASGVDVRLDSNGFKVNTQSLAALLVGGIAFESMNGQKPAAAAPTGSEFLLAADQASALREPDGAPITTVLYFDQSLRGLSQGATVDFRGIVLGEVRSVGVEFDPVKKSFRMPVTVDMYPARLGRAFQKSVDEDQRNSAGSQVLERMVARGLRGQLRTGNLLTGQLYVALDFFPNAAPVKLDMSKETVELPTVPNSLDELQTQLASVARKLDKVPFDEIGVNLRDTLKSANVLLKQLDAQVVPEMKDTLGAARKTFSTADQILQKDSPVQSDLREALQQLTQTMQSLNALSDYLERHPESLLRGKGSKQDKLGEKK
- a CDS encoding PqiC family protein is translated as MTQMINRCTRLTRSALAISAAALALALAGCASTPPEHFYSLSNGMGVTQKADTPSAGYYIEVPAVTVPQQVARNQMVVTTGAGSIDLLEYDRWASPPAAEIGQALSLAISGELGTIDVFRTPSPDGTPVYRISTNVQRFESAPGKYALIDAVWSVRLVGGTKVLTCRSVANEDVGPGNDALVAGHRRAVVRIGADISKAVRALAAGGNAGC
- a CDS encoding phosphoglycerate mutase family protein: MGQIYLVRSGQASFGSANYDQLSDMGYEQARLLGKWFAKSAQPFHRMITGGMARHHQTADACMAQLTKPQVEGADCLTDAGFAEFDHHEVMLRHCPEFADPAAFQQLLSRSADPQRAAEQLFRGAMQRWMTGWHDDQYVEAWPDFRRRVVSALERLDTPDSKRTTIVFTSSGVIATVIQHVLGFQDFQVMEMTWKVANCAVTRLLHRPGEFGLSYLNNYSHLEQPGRPDAVTYR
- a CDS encoding paraquat-inducible protein A codes for the protein MLRYELISCHDCGVLHQYRPVRPREKARCVRCGSVLYRGIHSDPNRMAAITLGAIVTFLIAQFFPIVELQIGGYSTSATLLGSIRVLWHEQMQLVAAVVFLFTMLLPAVELGALFYVTMALRARRRPPGFDHLLRAIGAARRWGMTEVLMIGILITIVKMTSLAQVLLQPGLFAFGALTLMLAIVVSFDPKHLWNIGEHLPGPGGPRASQRQFHYKAAPGGAHLEACHSCGLVASVPRKARHQRCERCGAALHRRRPDSVGRTWAFLLAATILYIPAMLLPVMYTDSLFGKEDDTIISGVMLFWNSGSQALAIIIFIASIVVPVLKLAALSLLALTAQTRSRWRPQQRTVLYRIVEFVGRWSMLDIFVITLTVALVRFQTLAVITAGPGALAFCAVVVLTMLASMQFDPRLIWDATDSNGEKHA
- a CDS encoding pirin family protein codes for the protein MNQSTQRTLIHRTAGRSRGGITRLVSPGDVGQLIKPFVFLDLFHMEATSGHMMGMHPHSGIATVTVVMDGAIQYRETTGSEGQLTAGGVEWMNAGGGVWHDGGPVAGASVTGFQLWLALPAEDENGPAHSQYLAPEQVQSVGPARVIIGSYGGAVSAIRPRASINYLHVKLADGERWTYTPPAGHDVAWASVASGALRTGRTTIGKEVAVFAEGNETIDFVAEGATEFVLGSAVKHPYDLVTGYYSVHTSEAALAKGENEIERIGAQLRSAKLM